Proteins from one Camelina sativa cultivar DH55 chromosome 8, Cs, whole genome shotgun sequence genomic window:
- the LOC104707202 gene encoding indoleacetaldoxime dehydratase-like, whose amino-acid sequence MILLISMCLTTLFAFLFLNPILIMIRANKTNLNPPPSPWRFPVIGNLHQLSLNPHRSLCSLSLHYGPLMLLHFGRVPILVVSSADYAHEVMKTHDIIFSNRPKSRVAEKLFNGGRDLALAPYGEYWRQFKSICVMNLLSNKTVRSFGNIREEEINVMIGILEKASSSSSPVNLSEILMTLTNDVMTRVVLGRKYSSEEGGKNSKNIVRRLMELMGAFPIGEYIPSLAWIDKIRGFDKKVETVKNEIRSFLEKVVEEHVDADENISDFTDMLLSIQKDKSTPIKLDRTALKNLLLDMLFGGASTTFTLIEWTMTELMRHPQCMKKLQDEIRSVSKSILYVSEKEVVHMNYLNVVIKEVLRLHPSGPLIPRLLSEDVKLNGYDIAAGTQVLINVWAIQRDIATWGSDAEEFRPERHFDSFVDFQGQNFKYFPFGSGRRQCPGIGFALALAELTIANLVNRFDWRVKIGPLGDKPDLVEANGIDVCRKFPLIIYPDSNLFSM is encoded by the exons ATGATATTATTGATCTCTATGTGCTTAACAACTCTATTCGCCTTTCTCTTCCTAAATCCAATCCTGATCATGATACGAGCCAACAAAACAAACCTTAACCCACCACCATCTCCATGGCGGTTTCCAGTTATCGGAAACCTTCACCAGCTAAGTCTAAATCCTCACCGCTCTCTCTGTTCCCTCAGCCTTCACTATGGGCCATTAATGCTCCTTCACTTTGGCCGTGTCCCCATCCTTGTTGTCTCATCCGCTGACTATGCTCATGAAGTCATGAAGACACACgacataatattttctaatagGCCAAAATCAAGAGTGGCCGAGAAACTTTTTAATGGTGGGAGAGATTTGGCATTGGCCCCCTACGGAGAATATTGGAGGCAGTTTAAG AGCATATGCGTTATGAATCTACTTAGCAACAAAACTGTACGGTCGTTTGGGAatataagagaagaagagatcaacgTGATGATTGGGATACTTGAGAAGGCCAGTTCCTCCTCTTCCCCAGTTAATCTAAGCGAAATCCTCATGACTCTTACAAATGATGTAATGACTAGAGTTGTTTTGGGAAGAAAATATAGCAGCGAGGAAGGCGGCAAAAATTCCAAGAACATAGTAAGGAGATTGATGGAGCTAATGGGCGCTTTCCCTATCGGTGAATACATTCCTAGTTTGGCATGGATAGACAAGATCCGAGGTTTCGATAAGAAAGTGGAGACAGTAAAAAATGAGATCCGTAGTTTTTTGGAAAAGGTGGTGGAAGAGCATGTAGATGCAGATGAAAACATATCAGACTTCACTGATATGTTGCTTTCTATTCAAAAAGATAAATCAACGCCTATCAAGCTTGACAGAACCGCTTTAAAAAACCTTCTGTTG GATATGTTGTTTGGGGGAGCATCAACAACTTTCACCCTAATAGAATGGACAATGACAGAGCTTATGAGACATCCACAGTGTATGAAGAAACTCCAAGACGAGATTCGTTCTGTTTCGAAGAGTATTTTATATGTATCGGAGAAAGAAGTTGTGCATATGAACTATTTAAATGTTGTGATCAAAGAGGTGCTTCGGCTACATCCTTCAGGTCCACTAATTCCGCGACTACTGAGTGAAGATGTCAAGCTTAATGGATATGACATAGCTGCAGGAACACAA GTGCTAATCAATGTATGGGCGATCCAACGAGACATTGCAACTTGGGGATCAGATGCAGAGGAATTTAGGCCTGAGAGGcattttgattcttttgttgattttcaAGGTCAAAATTTTAAGTACTTTCCTTTTGGATCAGGGAGAAGACAATGTCCTGGAATAGGATTTGCGTTGGCCTTGGCCGAGCTTACGATTGCAAACCTTGTAAACCGATTTGACTGGAGAGTCAAGATAGGACCACTTGGAGATAAGCCTGATCTGGTCGAAGCAAATGGTATCGATGTATGTCGCAAATTTCCTCTTATTATCTATCCAGattctaatttattttccatgtaa